The DNA window GTACATGAAGCAACAAAACATACACCATACGAACTAGTATTCGGGAAAATAGCCAGAGTACCGACAAACGAACCACTCGGTCCGGAGGAAAAATTAGCCAATTACGATGATTATTTGATAAGCTTAGTTACACAACTCCATAATTTGCAGGTTAATGCCTTCAGAAATGTAActgaagcaaaagaaaaatctaaaaaacattacgacaagaaaataaatccgaaaatttttaaaccCGGCGACTatgtgtttttattaaaagggCCAAAGCCAGGAAAATTTGGCAATCAATATACAGGGCCCCACGAAGTTTTagaaatcttaaataaaaacaatgtgagaataagaattaagaaaaatacaaaagtagTACATCCAAACAGACTCCGAGTATCATATATAAAACCGAACggatgagaataaaaaaaaaattatattttcagatggattcgagatttaaatggATTATTGTCACGGTCATCTTAGCACATATTACTAAAAAAGCATACGGAATAATCGGTTATGATTGTGGATCggcgaatttaaatattacaaccTTATCGTTACTGGATGTTGAAAACTGCAATATACCGTTAACGCAGCCTCAGGTAGACCGAACCTACATACAACTGCTGCAATTATCTAAATTCGAGGGAATACCTGTAATACAGTGTAAAGTTTCAATAAATCGAAATGTATACCATTGCGGAATGCACTCACATATTTCAACGGTAGCCAACGGGCAAGCCGAATATATTTTCGAGACTACAGTCGATCAATGCAAGAAGATGCACGCAACAGGATCATTCTCATTCTCAACATATAACCATGTTTACggattaaaagtaaatcaaaCGGTAATGCGACCGATTACGCTTGCAGGAACTGCAAGTACCGACGGACATTGTTCCGGCAGTTATTATTCAGACCCTTACGGAAGCTGGGACAATGTTGTTGTACAAGCcataataacaattactttaattactcATCAAGCTACTGTTAATTTGGAGGCGAATCAGATTCGCCTAAGATCAGGAACTGTATGTACTTACACAGATAATAATTGCATCGATATCGATGGGGGTTATACATTCTGGCAAAcattaccgaccgattattgCAAATTCAATAactacgatattttatatgaaggATATGCAAACCGAATGCTCGATACACTCTATGAAAAACCGCAAATAGTATACTCATTATCTACGCATGATATAACATTTGCATTAACCAAGACAGGAGAAGAACCGTTATGTGGATATACTTTGACAAAAACCGAGCAtcctaaattattaattttggaaacCACGAAAGGAGATTCATTTGCACAAAAGCGACCATTATCCGTCGAAAATTTAGACATATTTACTTATGTAAACtcaaaatttgtatacgtAGAAAAACATATCCGCTCGCAAATGAATTCATTATATCGAGATGTACTAAAACAACGCTGCAATTTAGAACAACAAGTATTGAAAAATGCATTAAGTATTGCAGTAAATTCACCTGACGTATTTGCATATCAAATAATGAAAGGGCCTGGATATATGGCTGTTATCTCCGGAGAAATTGTAcacataataaaatgtacaccTGTTGATGTAAAAATTCAACATATAAAAGAATGTTATTCCGAATTGCCAgtacttaaaaataacgaaacgtATTTCTTATCACCACAAACTCATATATTAACCAGAACCGGAACTCAAATCTCATGCAATCGAGTAATACCTCCTATGTATTTCTTAAACGACGGATGTTATCGAATGATACCCACACCGGAACGAACCTTACCCCCCACCACAATAAAGCCTATGACTAAACCAACATGGCATTATACAAATCCAGGATCACTTGCAGCCAGCGGAATTTACAGTGAAAAAGATTTCGAACATCTAAGGGATCACATAATGTTCCCCGCAGAACGACCTGCGCTACTTAATACAGTAGCAAGGGGAGTAATGGGAGAACCTACAACGATACATGGAGGGTTAATTTCTAATCTCATGGATGAGGCATCAATAGAGAAAGTAGCAACCTCCgcatggaataaaatgtggagTAAATTTTTGGTTTTTGGAAATATCAGCGCCGGAATGTTAGGAATATTTCTGTGCATTCGCggagttaaattaattctcgacaCTCTCGTTCATGGGTACGCGCTGCATACGGTATACGGATGGTCTCTGTATTTAATCGGAGCCATCTGGGACTCACTAACACAACTATTATTACACTTAGGAGAAAAGagacaaaaatatgaaaaaccaAGCGCACCAAAAATGCCTGAGCCAGAGATtgaaaaacaacaaaaaaatgaattgCCTCCTATTAAAGAACCTGAAATGAATCACGAGGAGGAACAGGAACGACATTATCCTCTTCTTCCAGCCCGAGAGAATGCAACGTATTCTCTACAACTACGACACTAAAAAACTTCAATTTAATCATATTACATGTAATACCATACATGCAAcagatttttctttacgaCCGTATTTACTTCGTGTATTTCCGTACACGAAACagactttcatttttttttttataattcatgTCCATggaatctttaaaataaaaatcagaatatctttttctttattattaaagaaacattttgttttagaataagaagaaagaagtaagaaagaagaaaaaaaaggagtaagaagaaagaaaaggaaaactaATATGGCAACCATTTCCTATATTGACACCCATCAGCTGACTCGCTCCCCGCTAGAAGTGCAAGTGTTGGAGGTGGAGTCGCCAACCCTTTTTTGGGTGAAGATAAAAAATGGAGAGGGGGAGCTGAACGAGCTCCTCCAATACTTGTCGATTCGAATGAATCGTATAGGGAAGAACCTAACGCTGGCGCCGGATTGCGTCAAGGTGGGGACGACGGTCGCTGTCAAAGAGAAGAGACGGTGGCAGAGGGGGATCGTGACGGAAGTAACCTCGCACACTGACGTCACGATCCACCTACGAGATTGGGGGCGGAAAATTCACCGGCGAAAATTTGATTGCTGCCGTCTGGAAGAGAGGTTTATGGAGCAGCCGTGGCAAGCCGTACCATGCGGGACGTATGGTATCAGGCCCACCAACCCCTCCGGATGAACCGAGCGGGACACTGCCCTTGCTAGGGCCCTATTAGAGAAGCAATGGGGCCAAATCCGGATAATCCGGCCATCCTGGGGAGAGTTCGCAGAGGTGAAATTCTCCATCCAGGGTAAGAGCGATTTCCAAGACCGAGACCTGGCAAATGCGCTCGAACACATCGGGGTTGCGTACAAGAGCCCCGgagtgatattaaattataaatccgGGCCCAACAATGTTGAGCAACAGGTCAGCCTGCGCCGGCTAAGAATGGCGGGgcaaatctaattttaagTCATTATTATCACTTTTAATACTAccattattaaatcatatatacACGTAATTATAAGTTATAATAAACGCATATATATACAATAGTATGTTACTCATTAGTAAGTTAAGGATTTTTATATTAGGCatataataatcatttaaaaaaaaaaaaaaaacccttagTAAGAAAAGCGAACTATATAATAAGTATgtattggttttttttttaatcattataaatatacaaatatttcttctttttttaaaaaaaatttgaaatagtTATTCTTTTTGAGAAACACCAACCCGTTATGAATAATCTTAAGCGTAAAATAGTTTGACTAGAATACATAAACGAACAATGAAAAGGTTGTTATTAATCTAAacatataagtatatataaatatacagggtgtcccagaccaatgtcacttttttttaatagtaggtagaactcgtcgaaataagacgaaaagtcttatattatttttcaaaattcgcaaccgttaacgagatatcaattaaaatgtaaacgtgtgcgagcgacaaggaagcgcagactgagcgagcgcgcgatagacggcggcaagtatcgcttaaagagaataggcggaactagcgcgtagcgagcgagacaaagagacaacgcgcgttgtcgctttattttgctcgcgtgtcgtcgcatcgtctcgctcacGCGTTGCctccttgtctcgctcgctacgcgctagttccgcccattctctttaagcgatactcgccgtcgtctatcgcgcgctcgctcagtctgcgcttccttgtcgctcgcacacgtttacattttaattgatatttcgttaacggttgcaaattttgaaaaataatataagacttttcgtcttattttaacgagttttacctaccattaaaaaaaagtgacgttggtctgggacaccctgtatatgctTTATGTTCAATATTTCCTCagtcagaaaaatatttaaaaaattccgtCAAAGGTAGGAATTGTGAGTCGCATTTATTATTCTTCCTTCATCTTAACGCGCCGCGCTGTGCACTCGATGACCATTTTAAAAATCTCTGGACGCATGGACGATCAGTCACGCTTAATATCAAAACTACAATGACTTAGTTTAGGGATGGTTAAGGGCGGGCTGTTCGTCCGTATGAAAGGACAAGGGATCTCTCCATTCGGCTCGagggggttgctccgctgctTGTATTTCCCTCCTTCATTATGATAGGGTAGCTCTTGCCCTACCAACTCTCCCCACGTCTCCCACCCTCGTGTCCTTGCCGTTTTAAGGCGCGTGTTAAGTCCAAGTTACGCAATAtgattttttctaatttgttttatttcttttcctataAAGAATTAGgtctgcaatttttatttagattttaattaaatgttacaattaaaaaaaaaatgatttttctctcacgcgaatacaattattataatgaaataaactAAAAGTATCCTGACGTCTGACAAGAGCTTTACACGTGCGTTTGTTACGCGTTGGTGCGTTTATCTCGAGGATACGCGAGCGTGACTATCTCCCTCGAGCGCAGAGTCTCGCCCTTGAACGTAGGGTTGCTGAAATTTCTCGCGAGTACAAGAACGCAGGCTTCCTCACTACGCTAATTGTCGCCCGTGACTTTCATTTACGAACACCGACTACAACGtgaacttttattaaatataaatataataattattaattacttggTGCAAAAATCTGTACGAAAGTATGCATTTCTTTGATAGTAGATTTATAACGCGTTGCAATGTGCTTAATGCTGGCattatttttcgacaaatCGGTGACAAAGTCGCACGTTTAGGGGACGTATGTGTAAGAAAGTCGTGCGCGCGGTTGGTATTTAAAACCCCGCGACACGACCCTACGATTTTTTGAGTCAGAGCTCGAACACAAAGTGCCAATCGAGGGATATTCGTTTGTTATGACGTTtagctaaaaattaaatacggcACGAGGCCATTTAACGATTTGGTACGGCTGTTGCCTCCTGGGGCTGTTACGGCGCACGATTCTCACGTTACGACGTCGCGATACTGGCGTCTAAACACGGTCTCAAATTCGTGATCAATAAACTACGCGAGCTATCAGCCGTGGCGGTCCCTCGCCCTCTCCCGTTTCaaaatgcaacaaaatatGCTTAGTTGCATACCTATATCAATCTACAACAATCACAAGACAATCTATTCAAGGTTAAATCACCGTTATTCCACGTAAATCTTTTCTACTCGCGGCGCCACACGTGTCACCGTTGCGTTTTAATGAAACGAGACTTTGCCCCATAGAGTAacgtaacaaataattataagatcAATTTCCCAGAAGCGTTTTCCTCTCGTTATCTATCTAAAACTCCCTACGGTCACAAACAAACGCGTTATCAAATATCGATACGCGGGGGATTGGTTCTGATTCTCGTCACAGAAGCATCCCTGAATCTTGGCtaagaagttaaaaaaaaatatataaaaaatgagagaaaaaaaaaaagaaagaaaatagggTACACCGGAAGCTTTCTCAGAAAGAAGTCAATTTGTGAGGTGATACCTTCGTGGTCGCACAATTTTCCTTCTTTCGCCCCCGACCCTCGTGCGGATTTAATTAGCCTGCCACCGCGGTTGTGCAACATTCGTGTCACGCGTCGTCGATTTTCAAGCGCGTTGACGCGAGTcggtttattttctttcttcgggCCCTCACACGTTTCGCGTGAGAGCGGCTTTGTCGCGCTGGACCGGCGCGCACGAAAGACGCGTGGAAATTCGAGTTGCGCGTGTAGAATTGCGGGTTGCACGCGCGCTGCTCACATTGCGTCGGCTTCACGAGACGATGTTTGCCGGTTCGCAGGCAATATTGTAACACTTAAGTGGAGCGCGCTTCGAGgtgcgaggaaaaaaattcgagCGAGAGGGCGAAGGGAGGCCTCGGGAATACATTGTACCGTCTACCGGAGTTCAACGCGCGGACACGAAACACCACAACGTCGTCGATCACCGAAGCTGATCCTCGacgcgagaaaattataattcgagACGCGAAGGGGAGAAATATCGAGATACATAAGATGTCCGAGAATCAAATGACACGGCAACGACAATGGTAGCGGTATCGAGAATAATAATCAGCAGCTTCTCCTCGCGCGGCTCCTGCAAAGTTTAAACGTTGTTCGTATCTGTCAACATTTAGATACTGTTTCCGCGATAATTTATAAGCTGCCTAGAGTTCGAATTATCGACTTCCGTGAGAAAATCTTTTGTCTGCGTTTGCGAGAA is part of the Cardiocondyla obscurior isolate alpha-2009 linkage group LG14, Cobs3.1, whole genome shotgun sequence genome and encodes:
- the LOC139108136 gene encoding uncharacterized protein; this translates as MRIKKKLYFQMDSRFKWIIVTVILAHITKKAYGIIGYDCGSANLNITTLSLLDVENCNIPLTQPQVDRTYIQLLQLSKFEGIPVIQCKVSINRNVYHCGMHSHISTVANGQAEYIFETTVDQCKKMHATGSFSFSTYNHVYGLKVNQTVMRPITLAGTASTDGHCSGSYYSDPYGSWDNVVVQAIITITLITHQATVNLEANQIRLRSGTVCTYTDNNCIDIDGGYTFWQTLPTDYCKFNNYDILYEGYANRMLDTLYEKPQIVYSLSTHDITFALTKTGEEPLCGYTLTKTEHPKLLILETTKGDSFAQKRPLSVENLDIFTYVNSKFVYVEKHIRSQMNSLYRDVLKQRCNLEQQVLKNALSIAVNSPDVFAYQIMKGPGYMAVISGEIVHIIKCTPVDVKIQHIKECYSELPVLKNNETYFLSPQTHILTRTGTQISCNRVIPPMYFLNDGCYRMIPTPERTLPPTTIKPMTKPTWHYTNPGSLAASGIYSEKDFEHLRDHIMFPAERPALLNTVARGVMGEPTTIHGGLISNLMDEASIEKVATSAWNKMWSKFLVFGNISAGMLGIFLCIRGVKLILDTLVHGYALHTVYGWSLYLIGAIWDSLTQLLLHLGEKRQKYEKPSAPKMPEPEIEKQQKNELPPIKEPEMNHEEEQERHYPLLPARENATYSLQLRH